DNA from Daucus carota subsp. sativus chromosome 1, DH1 v3.0, whole genome shotgun sequence:
CAACAGCAAAAATCATACCTTTAGAGTGTGTGAAGGCTTCTTGGATATCAACTCCTGTTCCTTCAACCTCGATAGTGCAATTTCAAGGCTTCAAAGAAATCACAGCTATAGCCTATAAGCTTAGGATGTAATAAAAGTTTCTATTGGATGTACACAATTGTTGGAAATAGTACCTCTCTTTAGGTAAATACAATTTTTCCCCTTTTATCAATGGAAGAAGACAGGATGACAAGTAATGATTCTTAGCCCATCCAACAACTTTTTCAGCTTCTGCAAGTAAAGATACAAAGACGACGAAAATGTTATATGCAGCAACTATTGTTCACATCAAACATTTCTAACCACCACTAATGAAGTATTGGAGACTAAAGGTTCCATGATAGTAAGAGAATAATGTTTTTACCACAACAAATACAGAGAATAGTAACTtcccaaaatatattaaatgagGTTAAATTTAGCTGCGTAGGCAATTTGGAACAAACTAGGATACACCTCAACAGGTCGGGGCACTATTAGTGAAATGCTCATTAAGATAGATTACTGAGACAAGGTGGCTTTGGACAGATTTGCATGCCATCCAGAGTTTGAAATTCCAATTTCCACCACATTTACCAACGTTTTCGTCATAATTCATGTACAACACATTTATCAAGGTTCTCATCATAATCATTATGTAAAAGATCTACCTGCGTAGATACATTTGTTACTTACTGCTCTTTGTCAGTATTACGCCATCAGCGTTTACATGCAAAAGGTCCACACACAGCAGCCCATTTTCCTCGAGAACCTAAAATGCAAATGTGAAAGTACAAAAATTCAGAAATGTTTCCTCACATAGGAATATGATACGAATAATACAGCACATGACATCAATTCATGAAAATTATTTGGGTAACATGTGGCAATTGACCACCAACTACAATTTTTAAGGTTTAACCACCTTCACCAAAATATGATTGTGGGTGGCGAATTGACAAAAAAGTAGAAAGACCAagaaattcaatattttaaataaaagttatttgGCATTATATCTATATCACACCTTATGTAGCTCCGTTATATTGCTCCTCGATATCACAATTCTCCTGTCTTCCTCAATTTGCTTATTAAACGTTCTAAGGGGATCTTCCTCCTACACGGGAAAAGACAAGTCAAAAAATTATTGGAAATACAACAATATCAATCCCATTTAAAAAGAATCAACTAAAGATTCCATTTATACATGTTGGCCCACTGTGAGAAACTGAAAAGCCTTCAGTACTTGCACTAAAGAAGTAAAGATGGGAATACCACTACtgcaatttttaaaacaaaatagcAAAAATCAATTGGATACTACAATTGCAGGTCTACTGTCCCGTCTCACTTTTTAATTGTCTTCACTGGTGATACAACAAATGGTAAACAACCTTTGCAATTATGCATCACTTCAAGGAAGAGAAAAGGTATGcagtatgtatgtatgtattagcTTTGGACTTGTACAATGCATAAAATACTCTTTCTTACTAATTTTATATACTTATTTAGTTATCTGTAGTATTCGTTTTGGATATACATCTtctaattttaagattttttaaagggtaataaatatatttgctGTTAATTTCTTATAGCATTTAATAATACTTTTCACATTACTTTGTATTTGTGGGATTAAAGTTTTAGTTATAGCAGCACTTGATCTTTGATATTCAAAATGTAATGTTTATCTTGTCGATATTTTTGGTCTTACTTTTATCAGTAAACAATTAGAGCCATTTGAAATGAGAATGGTACATTTTAAGGTTTTTTagagtttcaaaattaatagttGTAATTTGCTTCTggccaaaaaaaatatatatttgtaatttgcATTTTTAATAGGTTTCCTGTTTTTCTAATTCTAAAATGTGTGAAACAtggttatatttaattataagaaTTCCTATGTACTGTTTGGAAACTGTTTTGCAGGTTTTTGATAATGTGTCCAGCCCAGGGTACCACAATAACCTCCTTGGACTATAATAGATATAACTAATAACTAATAAACATAATTGAATAATTAACAAAAGTAAACTTCGAGATGGTTTAAACATATCATAATAAACAGCAAACAAGGCAGAAATAAAATTACCTTGGGAGGATGTACTACCATAACGTTAGTAAATAGCTTATATATTTCATCATCTTCAGATTTCTTTGCTGGTTTTAGTCCCTCCGTGAGTCGCTTCAGAGAAAGTGGCTGAAATttaaaacatcaaaacaaaataaagataCAGTGACTACTGTTTATTAAAGTCTGCAACTAATAACTGACATGTACTGAAGCATGAGACAATGACTACGAAACTACACCATTACAAGGCTATGGGCAGACTTTTGTGTATTATAGTCTGCAACTAATAAGTGACATGTACTGAAGCATGAGAAAATGAATAGAAAACTAGACGATTAGCAGAATATGGGCAAACATGAGGCACGTGTGTGACAGTCATATATTTGTCTATTACTGAGAGGTGAAACATTCCCAGAAGGCCCAAACTTTAGGAATGATATGTATAGGGTTAGGCCATAACTTAAAAACTTCTGTTATTAGTTAAAACTGGACTGCACTATTCACTTGCTTACAAGCTTTGATATGAACACacattttttaacttcaaagacGAGTACATATTGTTAAAGTTGGTCTAAAAGTacatgttatataatttatcctCACATGCCATATACATTTAACGTTTCAATGACAATAGCTACAAAACAAaagtttgtaatatatattgttgaaaCTGGACGGCACTATTCACTTGCTTACAAGCTTTGATATCAACACACATTTAACTTCACAAGTACATTTTGGTCTGAAAGTACATGCTATATAATTTATCGTCACATGGCATATACATTTAACGTTTCAATGACAATAGCTACAAAACAAAGTTTGTAATACAtattgaatatttcaacttataTGATATCTAAGCCATACTATCCACCACAAACCATGTGGCATCAAAGCCATCTAATACATGACCTGGAACTTTCCTCTTccaaagaaatttaatttactCTATAAATGAGCAAAGCTGCAATTTAattaatgattttgatttttctggtgtgtgcccatgggcagacactaacaaccacttttcgATTAGGTGTCGGATTTTTATTGGCtccaatctcattaataatgatggccccctgcatgcacaaaaatctcCACTAATAAAACTTTGCCACCAAGTAGAAAGTAGTTGTTGGTGCATGCCTATTGACAATGGGCATCCACTAGAAAGACCCTTCAATTAAAATGTTCCACCTGAGCTTTAAACTATGAAATAATGACCCTCGGAAAATTCTCATACATAAAAAAAACTAGTCATATAGGATGCTACCCTCACGCTGATGCAGGACAAACAATCtacaaaaacaataataaacaaTCTAAATAACCtacaaatattttctaatagacCCCGTACAACATATTGTCTGCTCATAAGCAAAAGACACATAATATAACTAAAGCTGGATTAAACTATCATATTTACTAACAAACCACTAATACTGACTGCATAAATCATTTACTAGATAGTAGATACCCATCTCTGACATCTTATAATAAATATAGCAACAATACCGTTACGAGAAAAAAGAACAGAAAAAGATAAATTAACGGTAAAAGAGGGACTAATGACATAACAACAAAGTTTGGGATATTGGATAACAACAAGTCTTTCAAACATcactcaaaaaatatttgtactGTCACAAGCCTTACCAGTTTGGCAAGACGGCCCAAATTCGGAAGTATCATTGTCTGGCCACAGAATAAAAAGGAGTTAACAAATAGTGGCATatgaattaagaaaataaagtcttaaaatcataaatacaaAGGAATAGTTGACATCTTCTCTCAAACATAACCACATACCGAACTTACATATTTTTCTTTCTCCTTTGACCCTGTTTCACCTTTGTTCTGTCCACAAATCAAAACCACAGGTCCTGATACCTGGTCAAATATTTCCTGCACCTTTTGAGCAAATGCTTTCCTGTTTGCCTTTGTAACGGCCCTAGACAACCATATTGAGAAGTCTGGAAAATAGACAATAAGAGGTTGCACAGAATGCAAGACCTacaaaatttgttataaaaacAGTAAGGGGAAAAATAGCTATGGATTAACACAGGTTGAAGACTTGTAAATGCAACTAGAGAAGTTGTAAATACCTCAGAGAGGGCCTCCATCGCCACGTAGCAGTCTTCTGCTTCAGCATCAAGATCATAAGTGATGTCTTTAGCTGTCAAAAGGCCAAAAGaaatttgtgaattttgttCAACCTATAGGTTAAATATACATACCAACAGAAAATGCAGACATCGAGAGGCCCAATAAATGTACAGGACTCGACACTAAAGATCAGTAATGCCAACAATCATGAAATGAAAAATAGACATCACGCTTATGCTACAACTAAAAAAAGAATAAGCAAAAGTAGTATGTAACCTACTTATGGACcatattgttttctttttaatttgatgCCACAAATATACCTTGAATCCAATGTAATGCATGGTTTGCAGAGATTTTGTCACTGCTTGCATCTCCTGTTTCCTTCTCACTGTTCTCCAACAACACTAGAGCAACATTTCCATTCATTTCACACACCACACCACGCTGTCCGGTAGACAATGGCCTGAACATATCTTTGAATGTGTCACAATTGCAATCTATGAACTAAATCCATTAAGACGCTTCAGAATATCACTAAACCAATTTTCCGCAGAAAGCATACAATTAGTATACAACCTAATCTGGATACGGGTATATATGAGCACAAAAAAGGCAGGTGAATGATGACAAAAAGCAACAAGCCAACaacgaaaaaaattaatatattttaattatcatcCCGCGTGCccgacatatatacatatatgaattcTTGGCTAATAATGTAATTATGTAAAGTAGAAATGTGAAAAACAAGTAATCATATAATAAGCAAGAAAAACATAAGCTACGCTGACTCAACTGCAAAAAAATTGATTACGCCAACAATTTCCAATCCATGTATGTGAGGACTGAAAAGTATCGGGATTGCGACATATGTCCAAAGAATGATCTCAGTTTTGATAATCAGAGTCCGCATGCTACCAATAATGGGGAATCGCAATgctgtataatatatatatatataatcttattttataaattaggcTCCCTATCAAGTGTTGGCACCTGATGTTAGCTCCTACTTATATTAGTCGTATAAAATAACTGTGAAGAGAATTGGAAAAGCATATATACTTCAAAGGCATACACTACATGTACGCAAACTTGCAGAATAAAGTTAATAGTACTAGAACTTAAGGCAAAACATTCTGTCAACTTCAAAGTATAGCAAAAACATACGCAATCAACATAGCATCAAAGATATAGATCAATACTAGATGTTCTTACAGGATAAAAATATTCACTGGCAGCCTAAGCAAACAATATTAAACCAATTGTGATGGCACTAATATCTACATTCTTTACATTCTCATTTCTTCCAAAATCAATTTTCCAATCAGTTTTACAAGTAGGGATGGAAGTCTAGGTGCGTGTTCTTAGATTCATAAACTATTCCACTAAGTAGCACAGAACAGATTAAATTGATGGAAGGGAGGCAGAAATTGAGGTTGGCCTAATCTCTCTCACTCTATTCCACATTATTATGTTTAAACTATGACCCAACCTATTAAAAACATCTCCAAAAGCTTCAATGATATACTATGGCTGGTACTGTCATACTGAGACGAAACAATATTAGAAGAGCATAATCTGATGAATGACAAATTTCATTAACAATAAATTTTGTACCAAAATAGATGAGGAAAGGAAATAGAAGATTTAGGCTAGGTTTTAGTTAATATAAGCACCTTATTACTCATGTATTAGTCACGTAAGAAAAATTGCTGGTAGAGAACACGAAATAAAAGGGAGATTTCTGGTAAGAAAATTCCTTCCATAGATGCATGTACCATGATATAGGGGACAGAGAggccttcaactgatgaacggAGAACATTCTGGACCTTGTTCCTCTTACAAACTCCTCTCCTAACGTTTGACCCTTTAAGTTAATACTCCTCATGAGATTACTACAATATGCTTTAATTTTATCAACCTGTGACATGTCGTTGCTTATAATTTCTGGTTTGTTTATTAAATGGAAACTGATGCCAGATTCGTCCAATATATTCAGATAAATTCCTTTTTAATTTCAGCACAGGGTTGTTtcgaaattttataatttcagCCTCTACCTCATCAAATGCAGAAagcatttaatttttctttcatGCTGTAATTCCTTTTATCTTTGATCCTATATTCCTATGCAATTTTCTGGTATAGTTCTAAACCTATAATTTCAAGGAGGGCAAAGGCAGAACAATTTTGTTGactacattatatattttctgcaacataaatttatttcaacaaTAATAAATTAAGTATTATACATATGTACCAACTATAAGCCAACCACAGTTTAGTAAGTTTGGGACAGTTGTAAAAAAGAAAATGGGGCTCATAACACATATCAGACTTTTGTGTGTAAAGATATCTTGTGTTTTTCACGCATTTGGGTGGGTTGGTTGTCTCGTGTAGAAATCATTATCATTACTACTATATTAATAAACATCTCCAGTATAATTTTTCCACACATCACCACAAAAACCCTTTTGATGCCACTTTTCCACCTCGAGAAAAAGAATGCCCAAAACTATTACAAGATGCTCATTGGAAGCAACTTACGATTGTACAAGTTCTAAGAGGCTATGCGGTAAGGAAAGGCCATGACCACACTGGTTTATGTACCAAACAAGATAACAATGGAATCAATTTCTTGCTGCGGCACAAGGAGGAAATGCAAAAATCTTTTCGATATATTAAGCTCTTGATCCGTATTTCTAAGTAAATCATATTCAGTAAATGCAGTTCGATTAAAGTACTGAGACCAATAGGTTGACAAAAGATTTCCTTCCATATGACCCTATGACTTACCAACCCACCTGCCATGGATAACTGTATAAGCATTAGTTGGACCATCAGACGTCGGTATCTTCCCCAATTTGATCCTGTGATGCATTTGATGTGTCAATAAGTAGGTTAGCTATAGTCGTTTAGTTAGAGTCATTGACGTTTTGTAAGCTCGATAGGGCTTTTCATAAGATACAAATGAAAATCCCAACATAATCCCATCCCTCCATCACAGGCTTGCCACTGGGTACAATTACTGAATCAGCATTCGAGTAGCTTGACTCTGCTGTGTTTCCCAGTAGTAAATTACAACATAAATTTTATGATAGCTGCGACTAAGATAACAAGGCTTATATCTAAGCCCAAAAGTTGCACAACTCATTCCGAAGTTCTTAATGTGTACTAAACAAATTCTAAAGAGTTTCAAGTTCagattaacaaaaaaaagaacGCCATCCAAAAACATACAAGATACAAACAAAAGAAGGCTATGATCAATATCGAAAAAGGAAAGATTTCATGATGATGCAGTATGAAGAAGATAATGACCTGTTATCAGCTTCAGTGCGAGAAGGCCCAACATATTTAACTCGATCCCCTGTTTATAAAAATTGCAAactcataaatataaataaaactcataaatatacacacacacacactacgCCAATAGTGTTCGTTTTCTTAACCACAAATCAACTTCGACATGCTACACGTCCAAGACACCAGCTTTCTCTATTGTATACTTCCAAATAGTCACGTGTTTGTAAATGGCATATTCAATCATATTGGCCTCACTACAGCCACActagcccccccccccccccccccccccccgcggGTGCGCACCATTCTTGTTAAGAATGCCAAATTTTATTAACTGGCTAGGTAAAAAGAATATTACCACACCTATCAAACTTACATTTCTCAGAAAACAGATTATTTCCAACTTTCCACACACACAATACCCAAGCTATTTACCTGACCTGGGAAAAATGCTTAAAATATCCATCAATCAGCCTATCACATTATACcttcaccaaaaaaaaaactatctttTTACTAATAATACTTCTTACGCACTgatcttattaaaaaaaataatgcagGAGACAGAAAAAATAAGTCTGCTCACGTATGCTCTTCTACTGCTCCTAGCAgcggtgttctaaaaatccccgatttaaccgattaatctcCTGCAAGGTCGGtcaccgattcgatttttgaaatccgattaatccttatatatatttcttaatcgaggtatatatgataaattattaaaattaaaatactatattattactttaaatatgaataattatagagtttatgaatgtagtaaatatattagttactagatagctaatataataataactaaatattaaataatattttaatattaaaacaaaaccgattttcactccgattaatccttccaattaatccccgatttccgattaatccctgaatcgatagctcaaccgattaggtctgATTCCCGATTTTTGTAACACTGCCTAGCAGTTAGATTAGAACAGTACAAAACAAAAACGATACTAATCACAAAATAATGTTGATCTAAATACACTATGGGTAAATACCTTTCTTCAACTGCCTCTTGGGTTCATCAGATGGCTTGCTGGCCTCTTTCTCCGGTGATTCAGGTGAACTTTCAGATGTTCCCATGACATTCTGCCAAAAAtgtaattcaaatattaaaaagcaCCTCCAGCAACTCTATGACAGTATCTCtaagaaaccattaaaaatcAGCAGTACATATTTCTAGATGCCACATGGTTTAACTGTTTATACTAGCTGAAATCTCTCGCAACACTTATGACTGTCTCATCTCTGTACAATCAACAGTATTATATACTACTTCAGGGTGGGGGGTACAAATCCTATTATAACCCAAGCTCCACGAACAATCAATACTATTCAAAGTACTTGCCTAACAAATTTTCATctgtcaaaagtcaaatgttaTAGACCAGCTCTCTGCCATAAACATTGCACATCCAGTAATGGAGTTGAAAAAATCTCCAAAATACTCTAAAAAGAGGCAAATGTTCTTTTAACAAATAAATCATCTATATAGGTTCACCATATTTATAAGACAAACttgcaaaatattatataaaaaacggTTCATATCATAAGTATTTACTTCTAGAAGAATATGTCagctcaatatatattatatatcattaagTGATCGTTATAAACCTCCTTGGCTGCTAAATTAAACTTGGCAACAATTACTAAATCAATAACACAGAGAACTTTCAGTTAAGGTGTAACAAACAGAAGACAAGAAATATGTAGTACAagcatattaaaatttgaaggaTTGAGAATATAAGTGAAGAAGTATCAGATACAACAATGTGAAATGATTGtgcaccaaaaaaaaaaacataaataattgaTACCCTGTCTCTATCTCCCCCAGGTACAaagcaaattaaaaaaaaaacatcaccaCAATTTCCCTCTTCCACTTCAGagcttatatttaaaaaaaaaaaaaatcaagcttCAGACAGATATTGTACCTTTTCAAAGTCTTCAAGGTGACCAGGAACAAGCTTGTTCAATGCTGCCTCAACGGCAGCTGCCCGAGCATCAAATCCCTCAGCATCACCGTCTGACTTTGCCTCCCCACTGCTTGTCCAATCTTCCTCATTGCTTGCATCATTCTCATCTTCAATCTCTGTGTCTGAAGTAGTTTCCGCGCCTGATTCTGCATTATCCTCATCTGATTCGCTTTCAGATAAACATTCCTCACCAAAATCCTACACAAAACAACAGgacaatcataaaaaatatactaactTTTAGAGAtatcatataattcaaattcttCATACTGGCTTACTGAGTATGTAGACTTTTTACTTCATATCGTATGAAATGTGGGGAATGCTTATTTAATTCTGCAACTTACATAAGGTGCGAGAACACTGCTGTCAAGTACTAGCAGTGGGACTTGTAAATCTTGTGCAAGGGCTCTAACTACTCTTTCGCGATACAGCTCAGTCCCTGCCAAATCAACATGTCATGTCATTGAACTTGCAAAAACAAGTAGTAGGAAAAAACACCAGAAGGCATGGGTTGGTTGCACAATTCACCTGGAATGCTCTGCAGTAAAATTCTACCACTAGATGAAGTTAAACCGGAACCATAAGCTGCAGCACAGTCCTTGTGCTTCAAGTGGGAAGCAGTACATTCTACTAAAAGTTTTTTTGTGTGTTCACTGTAAAACATTAACATGTTTtattgaatattatatattggcCAAATGTGTAGAAGAGAACATTTAGTATAATGGTGAGCACTTACTGAAGGAAATAAGGAAACGTTTTCCATGACACTGTTATCTTATCCCAAGGAACGATTCTCCTTGAGAACTCCTTTTTAAATTTCTCTCTTCTGCTCAAAAAAGGGTATTCCTTTCTCTTATTCTCAATAGTTATCTTCTCATTATGGAGCCAGTCCTTTTGATCTTGCTCGCCAAGTCTAGCATGCCCATCAGAAAGACTGATATCTCCATCGAGCTTTTCGGTTTTTATTTTATCACTACCAGTGTCGGATACATCCTTCAATGGCACACACTTATCCTCATTTGCATTTCTTCCATCACCTTCTGAGCTATAATACCGTAGCCAACTACTGCTCCAATTGGCATTAGATCCAACACGCAATTTTGTATTACCACATATAACATTTCTAAATAAAGATGAACTTGATATATATCTTCTCGTTGAAACACTTCGGGATGAGCAATTTGATAATATGGCTGTATGCTTGCAGCAAGTTCCAAAACTACGATCTGAACCAGCTACATGCTTGTACTGTTGAGAGATCAGGccccattttttatatttagagtTTAATTTCCTTGCATACATTGCAAAAGTTTAGGCCGAAGAGATACCTGATGAATAATAGAAAatcgaaaaattattattataagattTAGGCGATTAGAGGgtgaaaaagaaatatatatcgCATGGTCGAACTGgttgttaaaaaatttaaatagcaAGACAGTGAATTTCAATTGAAAATGTCCGACTTAATTTAACAAATTCTACAATCAAATTGTGTTCTAAATAAATAAGAGACgatgtataaaataaatatgtgtatTACACATCAGATGACAATTTAATGTCTAAATAAACCATAACATAGGcagtgtttggaagttagaggtttggggtaTAATTAGAGCTTTGGGGTGTTTTACAAGTTTGACCATTTCATTCCGCTAATGTTAGTGCGTgttagttagcggattgaaataaagGCTTGGGCTCAAAAAGCTctactttgaggagctttttgggttagaggttttggtatGTGTTATGGAAGCTaatcaaacagctatttaccaaacaattttaaaGAAACCGCTAactcaatccgctagtcaaaacatctatttcaatcagctagtcaaaacatctaattcaatccgctaacagctaaccacCAACTGCTGATTCCCAATGATTCCTAAACAGGGTCATAGTCCCATGTCAAAGTGTTAGTTATATATTACTAATATGTCAAAACTAAACAGCCAATCTGTagttaaatcaaaaaattaatattaaaattacaattaTTACCTGCACACTAAACTACAAGCTGCGATGACAGACAGTACTGGATATCCACAAAATAATGTTGTCATTCTAAGCCTTAGGtctcgaatatatatattaacaccCGCATATATAAACCTCTGAGAATGTTAACTTTCATACACGCCTCTGAGAATGTTAACTTTAATACACACTTAACAAACTACTGTAAAAGTATCACTACCAACACGAAGAATtcctaataataaaatatcatacagagcgaaatataaatatacatatacaaaattCATATTCTATCCAGTTAACAAGAACCTTGAAGCGCTGATAAATGAGAGTATCTAAAATTTTTCAGATTATAACATCACCGaaacaaaaccaaaaaaaacaacTAAACTATTAGACATTTCACATTATCcgcctccctccctctctctatcCTACTGCAAGAGCATCACTGCCAACAGAAGAATCGCTACCAGcaaaaattcaaaagaaacaTAGATGGATAAACGTACAAAGTTCATATTCTATCTATTGCACAACAGCTTGTCAGCGCTAAAAAATAACTATCAGAAACGCATTTTTCAATGTTCAATCGAAATTAAAACCTGAAATTAATCAAAATGCGAGAGCATGAGCTGTTGCGCCTCGGGAAGCGTGAAAGAAGGAGATTTCCAGGACGTCCTGTAAATAGGCACCGAGAGAAACGAGTttagagagagagtgagagaagAGTGAGAAACAAGATCTAGGTTTAGTTTTACCAGTGAATTCACGCCTGAGCTGATGGCAATTAGGGGCGGCTCTGTGTGAGTTTTGCGAGGATTGAAAATTTGTTGAatgttttatataatcaaattagATGATGAATCACCACGAGTACTGTTTatcatttttcattattttcttcTCTGCTTATAATAACCTAACGGAGGATTTTATTGGGAGTCTGCTGTTTATCGAGAATTCGAGATGCATGGGGTATTTGCTTGTGACCGGATGGGATTTTTGAGAATGTAAAATCAGTATAGAGGTGGGCTAGGCCCAGTACACAAACTCCCATCTCTCACATTTTTTCGAAATAAAGCCCATCTCTCACATTTTTTCCATATACCAACATATCAGTAATCAGATGTGATCTCATGcggcgtttttttttttttttttttaaacatgtcGGGCTGAGCATTCGATCGGTTCGTTCCAGAATCGGACCGAATCGAAAGGATTGAAGACCGAACTTTAAAAATTTCCTGGATCAAACCGGACCGACGTTTGCATAAGAACCGAACCAGATCCAAACCGAAACAATTCGGTCAATCCGGTTCGGTCCGCCAAAACCgaagttttttcaaaaaattaaattaagctACATCATAAAGAAAACCAACAAGCATGATAGATGAGAAATGGAGATAATCACCATCAGTCCACCACAGATCACTCCGTTGTAATTTGTAAACCGAGGTTTATATCCACTTTAATCAGTAAATTTCATGTTGAGTTATATTCACAGTCTCACAGGCCTTACATATTCAGCATTCACTTTAGGATATGGGGCAGGGATCAATAAAAGTACCATAGATAGCAATATAGTTCCACCAAGAACACCCAAAACACCACAACAAAAGATCCTGGggttttatgtatattaataaagaAGACAACTACGTGTGAGCGTTGATAGATATAACGGCGCCGCAGATTACGTATGCTCGATTAGGTTTAGACAGTCGGCAGTCGTATAGATATTAGATTTAGATTGAATGAGTGTATaactataatatgttatattgttgttaaatatataaaataaaaatattatttatattgggTCTTTTAAGTatatgcccatgggcacacactagtaACTACTTTTTGTTGAGGTGGAGGGGCCTTTTACTGATCATGGTTTTTGTGCATATGCAGGAGGTCATAATTATTAATGAAGTTTTGACCAATAAAAGCCCTCCACCTCCATAAA
Protein-coding regions in this window:
- the LOC108204426 gene encoding uncharacterized protein LOC108204426 isoform X3 codes for the protein MYARKLNSKYKKWGLISQQYKHVAGSDRSFGTCCKHTAILSNCSSRSVSTRRYISSSSLFRNVICGNTKLRVGSNANWSSSWLRYYSSEGDGRNANEDKCVPLKDVSDTGSDKIKTEKLDGDISLSDGHARLGEQDQKDWLHNEKITIENKRKEYPFLSRREKFKKEFSRRIVPWDKITVSWKTFPYFLHEHTKKLLVECTASHLKHKDCAAAYGSGLTSSSGRILLQSIPGTELYRERVVRALAQDLQVPLLVLDSSVLAPYDFGEECLSESESDEDNAESGAETTSDTEIEDENDASNEEDWTSSGEAKSDGDAEGFDARAAAVEAALNKLVPGHLEDFEKNVMGTSESSPESPEKEASKPSDEPKRQLKKGDRVKYVGPSRTEADNRPLSTGQRGVVCEMNGNVALVLLENSEKETGDASSDKISANHALHWIQAKDITYDLDAEAEDCYVAMEALSEVLHSVQPLIVYFPDFSIWLSRAVTKANRKAFAQKVQEIFDQVSGPVVLICGQNKGETGSKEKEKYVSSTMILPNLGRLAKLPLSLKRLTEGLKPAKKSEDDEIYKLFTNVMVVHPPKEEDPLRTFNKQIEEDRRIVISRSNITELHKVLEENGLLCVDLLHVNADGVILTKSKAEKVVGWAKNHYLSSCLLPLIKGEKLYLPKESLEIALSRLKEQELISKKPSHTLKNLAKDEYESNFVSAVVPPDEVGVKFDDIGALEDVKTALNELVILPMRRPELFSRGNLLRPCKGILLFGPPGTGKTLLAKALATEAGANFISITGSTLTSKWFGDAEKLTKALFSFAGKLAPVIIFVDEVDSLLGARGGSFEHEATRRMRNEFMAAWDGLRTKDSQRILILGATNRPFDLDDAVIRRLPRRIYVDLPDAENRLKILKIFLDQEDLEPEFQMQQLANATEGYSGSDLKNLCRAAAYRPVQELLEKERKGVKDDVASILRPLNLDDFIQSKAKVGPSVAFDAASMNELRKWNEQYGEGGSRRKSPFGFGN
- the LOC108204426 gene encoding uncharacterized protein LOC108204426 isoform X4 — protein: MYARKLNSKYKKWGLISQQYKHVAGSDRSFGTCCKHTAILSNCSSRSVSTRRYISSSSLFRNVICGNTKLRVGSNANWSSSWLRYYSSEGDGRNANEDKCVPLKDVSDTGSDKIKTEKLDGDISLSDGHARLGEQDQKDWLHNEKITIENKRKEYPFLSRREKFKKEFSRRIVPWDKITVSWKTFPYFLHEHTKKLLVECTASHLKHKDCAAAYGSGLTSSSGRILLQSIPGTELYRERVVRALAQDLQVPLLVLDSSVLAPYDFGEECLSESESDEDNAESGAETTSDTEIEDENDASNEEDWTSSGEAKSDGDAEGFDARAAAVEAALNKLVPGHLEDFEKNVMGTSESSPESPEKEASKPSDEPKRQLKKGDRVKYVGPSRTEADNRPLSTGQRGVVCEMNGNVALVLLENSEKETGDASSDKISANHALHWIQAKDITYDLDAEAEDCYVAMEALSEVLHSVQPLIVYFPDFSIWLSRAVTKANRKAFAQKVQEIFDQVSGPVVLICGQNKGETGSKEKEKYTMILPNLGRLAKLPLSLKRLTEGLKPAKKSEDDEIYKLFTNVMVVHPPKEEDPLRTFNKQIEEDRRIVISRSNITELHKVLEENGLLCVDLLHVNADGVILTKSKAEKVVGWAKNHYLSSCLLPLIKGEKLYLPKESLEIALSRLKEQELISKKPSHTLKNLAKDEYESNFVSAVVPPDEVGVKFDDIGALEDVKTALNELVILPMRRPELFSRGNLLRPCKGILLFGPPGTGKTLLAKALATEAGANFISITGSTLTSKWFGDAEKLTKALFSFAGKLAPVIIFVDEVDSLLGARGGSFEHEATRRMRNEFMAAWDGLRTKDSQRILILGATNRPFDLDDAVIRRLPRRIYVDLPDAENRLKILKIFLDQEDLEPEFQMQQLANATEGYSGSDLKNLCRAAAYRPVQELLEKERKGVKDDVASILRPLNLDDFIQSKAKVGPSVAFDAASMNELRKWNEQYGEGGSRRKSPFGFGN